A window from Sus scrofa isolate TJ Tabasco breed Duroc chromosome 2, Sscrofa11.1, whole genome shotgun sequence encodes these proteins:
- the LOC110259623 gene encoding olfactory receptor 7A10-like: HSPMYFFLCNLSFVDICFTSTTIPKMLWNIQTQNQLITYKGCITQIYFYIHFAGLDIFLLTVMAYDRFVAICDPLHYMLIMNPQLCGLLVLVSWVMCAMYSLLHSLMVLQLSFCIDLEIPHFFCEIKQVVQLACSDTFLNNMVMHFGAGLLGGSTLAGILYSYSKIISSICRNSSTQGKHKAFSTCVSHLSVVSLFYCTSLGVYLSPFATHSSQSSATAALMYTVVTPMLNPFIYSLRNKDIRRALKGFSGMETFTKGAFVLRLKKCMV, translated from the coding sequence cactcacccatgtacttttttctATGCAACCTGTCCTTCGTAGACATATGTTTCacttccaccaccatcccaaagatgctgtggAACATCCAGACCCAGAATCAACTTATAACCTACAAAGGCTGTATCACCCAAATATACTTTTACATACACTTTGCAGGATTGGATATCTTTCTtctgactgtgatggcctatgaccggttTGTGGCCATATGTGACCCCCTGCACTACATGCTCATCATGAACCCCCAGCTCTGTGGGCTTCTGGTTCTGGTGTCCTGGGTGATGTGTGCCATGTATTCTTTATTACACAGCTTAATGGTGTTGCAGCTGTCTTTTTGTATAGACTTGGAAATTCCTCACTTTTTTTGTGAAATCAAACAAGTGGTCCAACTTGCCTGTTCAGACACCTTTCTTAATAATATGGTGATGCATTTTGGAGCTGGACTTCTGGGTGGTAGTACCCTGGCTGGTATCCTTTACTCTTACTCTAAGATAATTTCCTCTATATGTAGAAACTCATCCACTCAGGGGAAGCATAAAGCATTTTCTACCTGTGTatctcacctctcagttgtctccttattttattgtactAGCCTAGGAGTGTACCTCAGCCCTTttgctacccacagctcacagtcaaGTGCAACAGCTGCGTtaatgtacactgtggtcacacccatgttgaaccccttcatctacagtctgagaaataaagacataaggAGGGCTCTGAAAGGATTCTCTGGGATGGAAACATTTACCAAAGGAGCCTTTGTCCTGAGACTGAAGAAATGCATGGTATAG